Below is a genomic region from Oscillatoria sp. FACHB-1407.
GAAAGGATTGGAACAATTGCCCGATCGCCAGATTGGCACACTCTTTGTCAGCTTGCCACACCTGGGGGATTGGTTGAGTGGCAGTCAGTTTCATCTGATCAACGCCGACGATGAAGATCTGCCGCACCTGTACGAGAGTTTAGTTGTTGCGCTGGAGCTAGACCCTCAAGGTGTGGTTGCAGAAACCGCATTGTTGACCGCTTTGGGGCAAAAATTGACCCCTGTCAAGCCTGCGCTCTCGGAACCTGTGGAAGCGTTGCAGTTCATTCCTGCGACCAGTTCTCTCTCGGCATCGGGAGTTGACCTGCGCCAGTTTTGGCAGGATGTGACAACGGGCTTGGCAGATTACAGCGTCCTATCAGCGTTGATCCAGCGATCGCTCACTCCTCTGGCTCAATCCATCAAGGCAGAACCTCCGGACTTATTCAATTGGGTGACTCAGGAGTTTGCGTTGGGGTTGCTGCCGTCCCCTGTTAAAAATCAAGCGGAGTGGGTCTTTGTGGCAGAGCGATCGCCCGATACCGATAGCGCGATTGAGCGATTTAATGCGATTGCTCAACAGCAGGGACTGAGCACAGGGCCGCTCACCCTCAACGATCGCCCCATCTATGCCTGGACTAAGCTCTCCACGCTTGCCAACGGACGCAAACAACGTCCTCCGGCTGTGCAGGCTGAGGTTCAAGCCGTTCACACGACAGTTGGCAAGTATGAGGTGTTTGCGACTTCTGTTGCTGCCCTCGATCAGGCTCTCAATGCCGCAAAAAGCTCTCTGCTAACCAACGCTCAATTTCAACAGGCGATCGCTACCATTGCCGCAAGGAACGATGGCTACTTGTATGTGGACTGGCAAGCCGTCCGAAAGCTCGCCAGCGAACGCCTTCCCCTGCTGAAATTGACTGAAGTCGTTGCGAAACCCGTCCTCGATCATGTGCGATCGCTGACGATGAGCAGCTATGGGAACGAAACTAACGTTCGGCGAGGCACTGTTTTTATCCAATTGCAAAACCCATAACCACTGGAAATTCCTAAATTTACGTATAGTTGCCTACCGTTAGCCTGATTCTGTGATTTCTTGATAAGTGAGGTCGCTGATATCCTCGATGGTCCTATGGTCAAGGGGTGTGAGTACTCAAGCCTTCTGTCGCCTGCCTCACTCGCTCAGGTGTAAATAGTGAGCTAATATACCAAAAACTATCCAGGTGGGCTGAAACTCTCTTCTAGTCCGCTTTGCCAGACTTCTAGCCGGAGTCTGCCCTGAACGTGCAACTCTGTTGGAGCGACAGCAAAATTTGTCCTAAAAAATTGAGCCAATCCTCCAGAATCCCCAAGTTCCCCGCCCCATTCCCTACTCCCGATTTCCCCCTTACCCCCTAACACTACTGTCATGGTCAACCCTGTTATTACCGTCAACAACGCTGGCGACTTTGATGATGGCGATCGCTCCAATGGCGTGACTACGCTGCGAGAAGCGATTGTGATTGCCAACGCTCAAGCGGGTGATGATGCGATCGCCTTCGATTTTGCAGCACCTCAAACGATTACCCTGACAAGCGTTTTGCCCGTTATCAACAGCAATATCGCCTTTCAGGGGACTGGGGCTAACAGCCTTACCATCAGCGGTAATAACCAGTTTCAGGTCTTTTTTGTCAACAGTGGAACTGTCAACTTCGCCGATTTAGCGATCGCCAATGGACTGGCTCGGGGTGGCAATGGTAGCAGTCTGGGAGGCAGTGGTGGTGGTGGTGCGGCGGGTCTGGGTGGAGGTTTGCTGATCAACGACGGCACAGTTACCGTCAACAACGTGATCTTTGCCAATAACCGGGCGATCGGGGGCAATGGCGGGAATGCGACACCGGGCATCACCCTGGGTGGTAGTGGTGGGGGCGTCGGGGGCAATGGCAGCAATGTCGGGGGTAATGGTGGCAATTTTGGCGGTTTAGGAGGCATTACCGTCCCCGGCAATCCCGGTGGCACAGGAGGTGCGGGTGCGGGTGGCGGTGGCGGAGATGGCGGTGGCGGTGGCGTTCCAAGCTTTGTGGGTGGTGCTGGAGGCTTTGCGGGTGGCGGTGGCGGTGGTGGCGGCAGTATCGGCTTGGGCGGTAATGGCGGCGATGGTGGTTTTGGCGGCGGCGGCGGCGGTGGCGGCGGCGGATTCTTTGGCAATCCAGGCGGTGGCGGTGGCGAGGGAGGTCGCTTTGCGGGTGATGGTGGCAGTGGGGATGGCGGCAGGGGAACTGGCGGCGGTGGCGGTGGTGCAGGGCTAGGTGGTGCTGTCTTTGTCCGATCGGGGTCACTCACGCTCAACGGTGTGCGCTTTCAAGACAACCGAGCCGAAGGAGGGAACGGGGGGTCGGGTGCGCCCCAAGCTGGTGGTGCTGGACAGGGCAAAGGTGGTGCCATCTTTATGAATGATGGGG
It encodes:
- a CDS encoding DUF3352 domain-containing protein → MKLRTFIYALVATVVALLLIGVVGFYWLTAQSPLGLLRGGQASPAAAMFVSKQAPAMVSLLVNPDRLAAFRVAIAQPGERRRARAEIEQLKETLLTSRGIRYEQDVQPWLGDEVTLAVTTPDLDRDAENGNQPGYLLAIATRNPQRSREFLQLFWQKQAVAGVDLVFEQYSGVKIIYGNPATPAANLANLASAVVGDRFVLFANDPKVLRDAITNVQAPDLSLSRSKTYQKGLEQLPDRQIGTLFVSLPHLGDWLSGSQFHLINADDEDLPHLYESLVVALELDPQGVVAETALLTALGQKLTPVKPALSEPVEALQFIPATSSLSASGVDLRQFWQDVTTGLADYSVLSALIQRSLTPLAQSIKAEPPDLFNWVTQEFALGLLPSPVKNQAEWVFVAERSPDTDSAIERFNAIAQQQGLSTGPLTLNDRPIYAWTKLSTLANGRKQRPPAVQAEVQAVHTTVGKYEVFATSVAALDQALNAAKSSLLTNAQFQQAIATIAARNDGYLYVDWQAVRKLASERLPLLKLTEVVAKPVLDHVRSLTMSSYGNETNVRRGTVFIQLQNP